The following coding sequences are from one Sesamum indicum cultivar Zhongzhi No. 13 linkage group LG11, S_indicum_v1.0, whole genome shotgun sequence window:
- the LOC105173544 gene encoding uncharacterized protein LOC105173544 isoform X1 yields the protein MEDIFSRLISLTSYISQRIIEFIEDLVLGDASRCLEDSETNSTEQYPTYETCNEHGLFSTCSASLSRYCNSSKNFDFHERDASDIEDLSDINTGLEVVRGNYCRGVRFIFKGLMLPIFCLEFAWRSAIASWRCLCYQMRRMQAHVQSIVTRVLRTLHGSSDDIGWLQCAPGMAPVKDGSAHFMELLHSIRNGVHKLPDSFVYLLIPGLFSNHGPLYFVNTKRFFSKMGLACHIAKIHSEASVEHNAWELKQYIEELYWGASKRVMLLGHSKGGVDAAAALSIYSQELSNKVAGLALVQSPYGGTPIASDILREGQVADRETRRIMEFLICKLIKGDMRALEDLTYEKRKEFVKNHKLPDNIPIISFHSEASVAPGVVATLSHIAHAEFPRFGSEDDVLAVRKVPVIVPVSAAMALSALHLQLRYGEKSDGLVTCRDAEVPGSIVVKPDRKLDHSWMVYSSWNKDHTEPDACEMCEALLTMLVELGT from the exons ATGGAGGATATCTTTTCTCGCCTGATATCCTTAACTTCCTATATAAGCCAACGAATAATCGAATTCATAG AAGATCTTGTTTTAGGAGATGCAAGCAGATGCTTAGAAGATTCAGAGACCAATTCAACTGAGCAATATCCAACATATGAAACCTGCAATGAGCACGGCCTTTTCTCAACATGTTCTGCCTCCTTATCAAGATACTGCAACTCCAGCAAAAACTTTGACTTTCATGAAAGAGATGCGTCAGATATCGAGGATCTATCAGACATAAATACAGGATTAGAAGTTGTGAGAGGAAATTACTGTAGAGGTGTCCGCTTCATTTTCAAAGG GTTGATGCTCCCCATATTTTGTCTTGAATTTGCTTGGAGATCAGCAATAGCATCTTGGAGATGTTTATGTTATCAGATGAGACGTATGCAAGCTCATGTGCAAAG CATCGTAACTCGAGTGCTTAGAACATTGCATGGGTCTTCGGATGACATTGGGTGGTTGCAATGCGCTCCAGGAATGGCTCCAGTGAAAGATGGTTCAGCTCACTTCATGGAGCTGCTACACAGCATTAG GAATGGGGTGCACAAACTACCTGATTCTTTTGTTTACCTGCTTATTCCAG GACTTTTCAGCAATCATGGCCCCTTGTATTTTGTCAACACCAAAAGATTCTTTTCAAAGATGGGTCTAGCTTGTCATATTGCTAAAATTCACAGTGAG GCATCAGTGGAACACAATGCTTGGGAACTAAAACAGTATATTGAAGAGCTATACTGGGGAGCCAGCAAGCGTGTGATGTTGCTTGGTCACAGCAAAGGTGGAGTTGATGCTGCCGCTGCTTTGTCGATATATTCACAAGAATTGAGCAATAAAGTTGCAGGATTGGCTCTAGTGCAGAGTCCTTATGGTGGAACACCTATAGCTTCTGATATTCTTCGTGAAGGACAGGTTGCTGACAGAGAAACACGGAGAATCATGGAGTTCTTAATATGCAAACTGATTAAG GGTGATATGAGAGCGCTGGAGGATCTCACCTACGAGAAGCGGAAGGAATTTGTTAAAAACCACAAACTTCCCGATAACATTCCTATAATATCCTTCCACTCTGAAGCAAGTGTGGCACCAGGTGTTGTTGCAACTTTGTCTCACATTGCACACGCAGAATTTCCTCGATTTGGCAGTGAGGATGATGTCCTTGCAGTGCGAAAGGTGCCTGTTATTGTTCCTGTCTCTGCCGCAATGGCTCTCAGTGCGCTTCACCTGCAACTGCGGTATGGGGAAAAGAGCGATGGTCTTGTCACATGCCGTGATGCTGAAGTTCCAGGTTCCATTGTTGTCAAGCCTGACCGTAAACTTGACCATTCTTGGATGGTGTACTCCTCTTGGAATAAAGACCATACCGAGCCTGATGCTTGTGAAATGTGTGAAGCTCTGTTAACTATGCTTGTTGAACTCGGAACATAA
- the LOC105173544 gene encoding uncharacterized protein LOC105173544 isoform X2, which produces MEDIFSRLISLTSYISQRIIEFIDLVLGDASRCLEDSETNSTEQYPTYETCNEHGLFSTCSASLSRYCNSSKNFDFHERDASDIEDLSDINTGLEVVRGNYCRGVRFIFKGLMLPIFCLEFAWRSAIASWRCLCYQMRRMQAHVQSIVTRVLRTLHGSSDDIGWLQCAPGMAPVKDGSAHFMELLHSIRNGVHKLPDSFVYLLIPGLFSNHGPLYFVNTKRFFSKMGLACHIAKIHSEASVEHNAWELKQYIEELYWGASKRVMLLGHSKGGVDAAAALSIYSQELSNKVAGLALVQSPYGGTPIASDILREGQVADRETRRIMEFLICKLIKGDMRALEDLTYEKRKEFVKNHKLPDNIPIISFHSEASVAPGVVATLSHIAHAEFPRFGSEDDVLAVRKVPVIVPVSAAMALSALHLQLRYGEKSDGLVTCRDAEVPGSIVVKPDRKLDHSWMVYSSWNKDHTEPDACEMCEALLTMLVELGT; this is translated from the exons ATGGAGGATATCTTTTCTCGCCTGATATCCTTAACTTCCTATATAAGCCAACGAATAATCGAATTCATAG ATCTTGTTTTAGGAGATGCAAGCAGATGCTTAGAAGATTCAGAGACCAATTCAACTGAGCAATATCCAACATATGAAACCTGCAATGAGCACGGCCTTTTCTCAACATGTTCTGCCTCCTTATCAAGATACTGCAACTCCAGCAAAAACTTTGACTTTCATGAAAGAGATGCGTCAGATATCGAGGATCTATCAGACATAAATACAGGATTAGAAGTTGTGAGAGGAAATTACTGTAGAGGTGTCCGCTTCATTTTCAAAGG GTTGATGCTCCCCATATTTTGTCTTGAATTTGCTTGGAGATCAGCAATAGCATCTTGGAGATGTTTATGTTATCAGATGAGACGTATGCAAGCTCATGTGCAAAG CATCGTAACTCGAGTGCTTAGAACATTGCATGGGTCTTCGGATGACATTGGGTGGTTGCAATGCGCTCCAGGAATGGCTCCAGTGAAAGATGGTTCAGCTCACTTCATGGAGCTGCTACACAGCATTAG GAATGGGGTGCACAAACTACCTGATTCTTTTGTTTACCTGCTTATTCCAG GACTTTTCAGCAATCATGGCCCCTTGTATTTTGTCAACACCAAAAGATTCTTTTCAAAGATGGGTCTAGCTTGTCATATTGCTAAAATTCACAGTGAG GCATCAGTGGAACACAATGCTTGGGAACTAAAACAGTATATTGAAGAGCTATACTGGGGAGCCAGCAAGCGTGTGATGTTGCTTGGTCACAGCAAAGGTGGAGTTGATGCTGCCGCTGCTTTGTCGATATATTCACAAGAATTGAGCAATAAAGTTGCAGGATTGGCTCTAGTGCAGAGTCCTTATGGTGGAACACCTATAGCTTCTGATATTCTTCGTGAAGGACAGGTTGCTGACAGAGAAACACGGAGAATCATGGAGTTCTTAATATGCAAACTGATTAAG GGTGATATGAGAGCGCTGGAGGATCTCACCTACGAGAAGCGGAAGGAATTTGTTAAAAACCACAAACTTCCCGATAACATTCCTATAATATCCTTCCACTCTGAAGCAAGTGTGGCACCAGGTGTTGTTGCAACTTTGTCTCACATTGCACACGCAGAATTTCCTCGATTTGGCAGTGAGGATGATGTCCTTGCAGTGCGAAAGGTGCCTGTTATTGTTCCTGTCTCTGCCGCAATGGCTCTCAGTGCGCTTCACCTGCAACTGCGGTATGGGGAAAAGAGCGATGGTCTTGTCACATGCCGTGATGCTGAAGTTCCAGGTTCCATTGTTGTCAAGCCTGACCGTAAACTTGACCATTCTTGGATGGTGTACTCCTCTTGGAATAAAGACCATACCGAGCCTGATGCTTGTGAAATGTGTGAAGCTCTGTTAACTATGCTTGTTGAACTCGGAACATAA